One region of Miscanthus floridulus cultivar M001 chromosome 19, ASM1932011v1, whole genome shotgun sequence genomic DNA includes:
- the LOC136528950 gene encoding pentatricopeptide repeat-containing protein At5g16420, mitochondrial-like — translation MLMAGSTRQWSPGARAFSTDPATRTTVPLAHLAPLPASLPESGYNVTPPVQPWPRRLTARSLSRLLLRAATPEHAVLALRHALFHAAPPLPPSLPVFAAALSRLSHADAGTAARHLPPVLSLLRASRLPVFSDRPFLPLLRALRPLPSLRLFLSLPSFNSHPSTRSFNALLHSLVSARRLRLAAALFRAAPTKLYVTPNLVSCNILLKGLVGVGDLDVALKVLDEMTGWGIVPDVVTYTTVLTAYCAKGDLEGAQQLFDDIIASGRRPDATMYTVLIDGYCQRGKLQDAARIMDEMEAVGVQPNEVTYSVVIKACCKEGKSTEARDLTREMLGAGYVPDTPLCAKVVDVLCQDGKAGEANEIWRQMVRKNVPPDNTVVSTLIYWLCKNGMILEARKLFEELERGFVPSLLTYNSLIVGLCENGELQEAGRVWDDMVERRYEPNAMTYEALIKGFCKIGKSNEGYALFKEMMAKGCTPSKSLYQALVDSLSEPSHNDTVFTIVEDAALCGPDFLDGQSWEIFIRKVVDTNETWKKHLDLVLNM, via the coding sequence ATGCTCATGGCGGGCAGCACGCGCCAGTGGAGCCCCGGCGCCCGCGCCTTCTCCACGGATCCGGCCACGCGGACCACCGTGCCGCTCGCGCACCTGGCCCCGCTCCCGGCATCCCTGCCGGAGTCCGGCTACAACGTCACGCCGCCGGTCCAGCCCTGGCCGCGCCGCCTCACGGCGCGGTCGCTCTCCCGTCTCCTCCTCCGCGCGGCCACGCCCGAGCACGCGGTCCTCGCCCTCCGCCACGCGCTCTTCCACGCCGCGCCTCCGCTGCCGCCCTCGCTCCCCGTCTTCGCCGCGGCGCTCTCCCGCCTCTCCCACGCCGACGCCGGCACCGCGGCCCGCCACCTGCCCCCCGTCCTCTCCCTGCTCCGCGCGTCCCGCCTCCCGGTCTTCTCCGACCGCCCGTTCCTGCCGCTCCTCCGCGCGCTCCGCCCGCTCCCGTCCCTCCGCCTCTTCCTCTCCCTACCGTCCTTCAACTCCCACCCCTCCACCCGCTCCTTCAACGCTCTCCTCCACTCACTCGTCTCcgcgcgccgcctccgcctcgccgCCGCGCTCTTTCGCGCTGCGCCAACCAAGCTGTACGTCACGCCTAACCTCGTCTCCTGCAACATCCTGCTCAAGGGGCTCGTTGGCGTCGGTGACCTCGACGTCGCGCTAAAGGTGCTCGACGAAATGACTGGGTGGGGGATCGTTCCGGATGTCGTCACGTACACTACTGTTCTCACTGCCTACTGCGCAAAAGGGGATCTCGAGGGTGCACAGCAGCTCTTTGATGATATTATTGCCAGCGGGCGTAGGCCAGATGCTACGATGTACACGGTGCTCATAGATGGGTACTGCCAGCGTGGGAAGTTGCAAGATGCAGCGAGGATCATGGATGAGATGGAAGCCGTTGGGGTGCAGCCAAATGAGGTTACATACTCTGTGGTGATCAAAGCGTGCTGCAAggagggaaaatccacagaggcGCGTGATTTGACGAGGGAGATGCTAGGGGCAGGATACGTACCGGACACACCACTGTGTGCTAAGGTGGTTGATGTGCTATGCCAGGATGGAAAGGCAGGAGAGGCGAATGAGATATGGAGACAGATGGTGAGGAAGAACGTCCCACCAGATAACACTGTCGTGAGCACATTGATCTACTGGTTATGCAAGAATGGAATGATTCTGGAGGCGAGGAAGCTGTTTGAAGAGCTCGAGAGGGGGTTCGTGCCAAGCTTGCTGACGTATAACTCGCTTATTGTAGGATTATGTGAGAATGGAGAGTTACAGGAGGCTGGTAGGGTGTGGGATGACATGGTTGAACGGCGGTATGAACCAAATGCAATGACTTATGAGGCCTTGATCAAGGGTTTCTGCAAAATAGGCAAGTCAAATGAAGGTTATGCACTATTTAAGGAGATGATGGCCAAAGGGTGCACTCCGAGCAAATCTCTTTACCAAGCATTGGTTGATAGCCTTTCTGAGCCAAGTCATAATGATACTGTTTTCACTATCGTTGAAGATGCAGCTTTATGTGGTCCAGATTTCTTGGATGGTCAATCGTGGGAAATATTTATCAGGAAAGTGGTAGATACAAATGAAACTTGGAAAAAGCATCTCGATTTGGTGCTGAATATGTAG
- the LOC136525242 gene encoding FCS-Like Zinc finger 3-like has translation MEARYVKVASRFFLAVGEGNAGGDGCGDNRHFLDACFLCKRDITSDRHIFMYKGDAFCSDDCRQEQRGMDAALKTARRRHRLLRRTTSLPASTSSSSASACTAATGSRNIAVGEGFF, from the exons ATGGAGGCTAGGTACGTGAAGGTGGCGTCCCGGTtcttcctcgccgtcggcgaggggAACGCCGGCGGAGATGGGTGCGGCGACAACCGCCACTTCCTCGACGCATGCTTCCTGTGCAAGCGGGACATCACCTCGGACCGCCACATCTTCATGTACAA GGGCGACGCGTTCTGCAGCGACGACTGCAGGCAGGAGCAGAGGGGCATGGACGCCGCGCTCAAGACCGCCAGGCGCCGCCACCGCCTGCTGCGCCGCACCACCTCCTTGCCGGCGtcaacgtcgtcgtcgtcggcctcCGCGTGCACCGCCGCTACTGGGAGCCGGAATATCGCTGTGGGCGAGGGTTTTTTCTGA